One window from the genome of Deltaproteobacteria bacterium encodes:
- the fsa gene encoding fructose-6-phosphate aldolase encodes MKFFLDTANLEEIKEAGELGLIDGVTTNPSLVAKEGCRGRQEFKKLIYQICEIVNGPVSAEAVSSEVDSLVREARELAAIHEHVVVKIPMSDYGLKATRLLSAEGINTNVTLIFSPLQALLAAKAGATYVSPFVGRLDDISHVGMELVGQILEIYQNYVFETEVIVASIRNPLHVLEAARMGADVATIPFKVISQLLKHPLTDVGVKKFLADWERVDS; translated from the coding sequence ATGAAATTTTTCCTTGATACTGCCAATCTCGAAGAAATAAAGGAGGCGGGCGAGCTTGGTTTGATTGATGGCGTCACAACGAATCCTTCACTGGTTGCTAAAGAAGGCTGCCGCGGACGGCAGGAGTTCAAGAAACTTATTTACCAGATATGTGAAATCGTCAATGGTCCTGTGAGCGCTGAGGCTGTCAGCAGCGAGGTGGACAGCCTGGTGCGAGAAGCGAGGGAGCTTGCCGCCATCCACGAACATGTGGTTGTCAAGATCCCCATGTCTGACTATGGACTCAAGGCCACGCGTCTGTTGAGCGCTGAAGGGATCAATACAAATGTCACTCTGATCTTCTCACCGTTGCAGGCTCTGTTGGCTGCCAAGGCCGGCGCTACGTACGTGAGCCCTTTTGTGGGAAGGCTTGACGACATTTCCCATGTGGGGATGGAACTGGTAGGACAGATTCTGGAGATCTACCAGAATTACGTCTTTGAAACCGAGGTGATCGTGGCCAGCATCAGAAACCCTCTGCATGTATTGGAAGCAGCCAGGATGGGGGCGGACGTGGCCACCATTCCCTTCAAGGTCATATCGCAATTGCTGAAACACCCGCTGACCGATGTTGGAGTTAAGAAGTTCCTGGCTGACTGGGAGCGGGTAGATTC
- a CDS encoding YHS domain-containing protein: protein MIRLAAIILLVVIVYRLFKSMGRFSGGEQAASQTTAEMVRDPECGTYLLPAQAVSLHLAGKEYFFCSEECKQKFIKEQAGKTGKQGKHHSQ, encoded by the coding sequence ATGATACGACTTGCGGCAATCATCTTGTTGGTCGTGATTGTCTACCGACTCTTCAAGAGCATGGGCAGATTCTCGGGAGGTGAACAAGCCGCATCTCAAACTACTGCAGAGATGGTCAGAGATCCCGAGTGCGGCACCTACCTGCTCCCGGCCCAGGCTGTATCACTGCATCTTGCTGGTAAGGAATATTTTTTTTGCAGTGAAGAATGCAAACAGAAATTCATAAAAGAACAAGCTGGTAAAACAGGGAAGCAAGGAAAGCACCACAGCCAGTGA
- the folK gene encoding 2-amino-4-hydroxy-6-hydroxymethyldihydropteridine diphosphokinase, translating to MQEHRAYIGFGSNLGDRLHNCRLAIETLSNASGVTLVKTSSFYQTSPVGMLAQPTFVNGVALLGLQKDAHWLLHRMLAIEKDMGRVRQDRWGPRIIDLDLLFFDELVIDTAELTVPHPRLHQRRFVLLPLKEIAPQLRHPLLNHTVTELLENLDAPEQRVELMDIR from the coding sequence ATGCAGGAACACAGGGCTTACATCGGGTTTGGTTCCAATCTTGGCGATCGGTTGCATAATTGCCGGCTGGCCATAGAGACCCTCAGCAATGCCTCTGGCGTAACTTTGGTAAAGACCTCGTCATTCTATCAAACAAGCCCCGTTGGCATGTTGGCTCAGCCCACTTTTGTGAACGGCGTTGCCCTGTTGGGCTTGCAGAAAGATGCCCACTGGTTGCTGCATCGAATGCTCGCCATTGAAAAGGATATGGGACGAGTTCGGCAAGACAGGTGGGGGCCTCGTATTATAGACCTAGATCTACTGTTTTTCGATGAGCTCGTCATCGATACAGCAGAACTTACGGTTCCCCATCCCCGTCTTCACCAGCGCCGATTTGTACTGCTGCCTCTCAAAGAGATTGCCCCGCAGCTTCGTCATCCACTGCTCAATCACACTGTGACTGAGCTGCTCGAGAACCTGGACGCACCGGAGCAGCGGGTTGAGCTCATGGATATACGATGA
- the dapB gene encoding 4-hydroxy-tetrahydrodipicolinate reductase — protein MVKAVVAGAAGRMGGRIIHTIQESEAISLAAAFEKADHPSVGKDVGELLGLGSLGIKVAGDLQSVIDSGDVVIDFTFHEASVLHLRQAAAAGKPMVIGTTGFDTEEIEAIRSLAREIPCVLAPNMSMGVNLIFKLVADIARILGDGFDIEIIEAHHHHKKDAPSGTAMKIAQIIASTLGRDLDKVGVFERRGLIGERRPEEIGIQTIRGGDIVGEHTIIFAGVGERIELTHRAHSRDNFARGAVKAAQWVVAQEPGLYDMQHVLGLK, from the coding sequence ATGGTAAAAGCAGTAGTGGCCGGTGCGGCAGGACGGATGGGGGGAAGAATTATCCATACGATCCAGGAATCAGAGGCCATTTCTCTGGCAGCTGCCTTCGAGAAGGCCGACCACCCGAGTGTGGGCAAGGACGTTGGAGAATTGCTGGGCCTGGGTTCGCTGGGAATCAAGGTCGCTGGAGATCTCCAATCTGTCATTGACAGCGGGGATGTGGTTATTGATTTTACTTTCCATGAAGCTTCAGTGCTGCACCTGCGGCAGGCAGCTGCCGCGGGAAAGCCAATGGTCATCGGCACCACCGGCTTCGACACTGAAGAAATTGAAGCAATACGGTCCCTGGCCCGGGAAATACCGTGCGTTCTGGCGCCAAATATGAGCATGGGGGTGAACCTGATTTTCAAACTGGTGGCCGACATTGCCCGCATACTTGGGGACGGCTTTGACATTGAGATCATCGAGGCTCATCACCACCATAAGAAAGATGCACCCAGTGGCACTGCCATGAAGATTGCCCAGATAATTGCCAGCACCCTGGGAAGAGATCTGGACAAAGTGGGGGTTTTCGAGAGGCGGGGGCTCATAGGGGAGCGGCGTCCTGAAGAAATTGGCATTCAGACAATCAGGGGTGGAGACATAGTTGGTGAGCACACTATCATTTTTGCTGGCGTGGGTGAACGCATCGAATTGACTCACCGGGCTCATAGCAGGGACAACTTTGCTCGTGGAGCAGTGAAGGCTGCTCAGTGGGTGGTTGCTCAGGAACCCGGGTTATACGATATGCAGCATGTGCTCGGACTCAAGTAG
- a CDS encoding 4-hydroxy-tetrahydrodipicolinate synthase, which yields MFKGVMTAIVTPFKNGAVDEEGLRQLIEFQLENGVHGIVPCGTTGESATLSHEEHERVIEITVEQVKGRAAVIAGTGSNNTAEAIRLTAHAKQVGADGVLMIAPYYNKPTQEGLYQHYRKVAEEVDIPIVIYNIPGRTAVNIEPETFARLAEIENIVGVKEASGSMKQITEIIRLCGDSLNVVSGEDYLTYPLMAVGGKGVICVVSNLVPAEMAELCNLLLAGDFDKGRELYYRLLPLCHAMFLETNPAPVKVALEMMGKISSGEVRLPLAGMTQANRDKLRQMLSSYGLV from the coding sequence ATGTTCAAGGGAGTGATGACTGCTATCGTGACGCCATTTAAAAATGGTGCAGTGGACGAGGAAGGCTTGCGCCAGCTGATAGAGTTCCAGTTGGAAAACGGTGTGCATGGCATCGTGCCCTGTGGCACGACCGGAGAATCTGCCACTCTATCACACGAAGAACACGAGCGGGTAATAGAAATTACAGTGGAACAGGTAAAGGGCAGGGCAGCAGTGATTGCTGGCACCGGCTCCAACAATACTGCCGAGGCAATCAGGCTTACCGCACACGCAAAGCAAGTGGGGGCTGACGGCGTCTTGATGATCGCCCCTTATTACAACAAGCCGACGCAAGAGGGACTCTACCAGCACTACAGGAAGGTGGCTGAGGAGGTGGACATTCCCATCGTCATCTACAACATTCCCGGCAGAACGGCTGTTAACATCGAGCCCGAGACCTTTGCCCGTTTGGCAGAAATTGAAAACATAGTCGGTGTCAAAGAGGCAAGCGGCTCAATGAAACAAATCACTGAGATTATCAGGCTTTGCGGTGACAGTCTCAATGTGGTTTCCGGGGAGGACTACCTCACCTATCCACTCATGGCGGTAGGAGGCAAGGGCGTTATCTGTGTGGTGTCCAACCTGGTGCCGGCAGAAATGGCTGAACTGTGCAACCTGCTGCTGGCCGGCGACTTTGATAAGGGTCGGGAGCTGTACTACAGGCTGCTGCCCCTGTGTCATGCCATGTTCCTGGAAACCAATCCGGCTCCGGTAAAGGTCGCCCTGGAGATGATGGGCAAGATTTCCTCTGGAGAAGTCAGACTGCCCCTGGCGGGTATGACGCAGGCTAATCGAGACAAGCTGCGCCAAATGTTGTCATCGTATGGTCTTGTCTGA
- a CDS encoding diaminopimelate epimerase, with translation MTMITDIIFYKMSGSGNDFVLIDNRSGKIAADKASELARSICRRKLSVGADGLILIENDEEVDFRWQFYNADGSSAEMCGNGGRCAARLAYMLGISGRVLSFRTAAGIIRAEVLEQRVKLQITQPRELVLDESLELKQGTVTVHRVNTGVPHAVLLVDSQDALERIDVEEMGREIRYHQRSMPAGTNVNFIALGNDGSVRIRTYERGVEGETLACGTGAAAAALVAAAKGLSQPPTDIHVRSGEVLTIHFEAAADLPETVYLEGEAALVYEGRLAIESLQHLQLMS, from the coding sequence ATGACAATGATCACAGATATCATCTTTTACAAAATGAGCGGCAGCGGCAATGATTTTGTTCTCATTGACAATCGAAGCGGCAAGATAGCGGCTGACAAGGCTTCGGAGCTTGCGCGCAGCATTTGCCGGCGCAAGCTCTCGGTTGGGGCGGACGGCCTTATTCTCATCGAGAATGACGAGGAGGTTGATTTCCGCTGGCAGTTTTACAATGCTGACGGCAGCAGTGCGGAAATGTGCGGCAACGGCGGTCGCTGTGCAGCGCGGCTGGCATATATGCTTGGCATCAGTGGTCGAGTACTGTCGTTCAGGACTGCGGCCGGTATCATTCGAGCCGAGGTGCTGGAACAGAGGGTTAAACTGCAGATCACCCAGCCTCGAGAGCTGGTTCTCGATGAATCCCTGGAGCTGAAACAGGGCACCGTGACAGTCCACAGGGTAAACACCGGGGTGCCCCACGCAGTCTTGCTTGTTGACAGCCAGGATGCTCTGGAAAGAATAGATGTGGAGGAGATGGGAAGGGAGATTCGCTATCATCAGCGCTCCATGCCTGCAGGCACCAATGTGAACTTCATTGCCCTGGGCAATGACGGAAGTGTGAGGATTCGCACCTATGAGCGGGGCGTAGAAGGAGAGACCCTTGCCTGCGGTACAGGCGCTGCCGCTGCTGCCCTGGTGGCTGCTGCCAAAGGATTGAGCCAACCTCCCACAGACATCCACGTTCGCAGCGGTGAGGTTCTAACTATTCATTTCGAAGCCGCTGCAGATCTACCAGAAACCGTGTATCTGGAAGGGGAAGCCGCCCTTGTCTATGAGGGACGACTTGCAATAGAATCTCTGCAGCACCTTCAACTAATGTCGTAA
- the lysA gene encoding diaminopimelate decarboxylase has translation MHHFHYRNDRLFCENVSLEAIAAEVGTPFYCYSHATLSRHFVAFDDAFADVDHLTCFSVKSCSNIAVLRLFASLGAGMDIVSGGELYRALQAGVAPEKIVFSGVGKTEEEITFALEQGILMFNVESAQEMAAVNSCARRLGCRAPVAIRVNPDVDPRTHPYIATGLKQNKFGIDFDSAEAQYLEAKSLSHVEIVGVDCHIGSQVTEISPFVDALGRLRDLVERLARFGIHIRYLDLGGGLGITYADEEPPHPREYARALGQGLLGLDCRLIFEPGRVIVGNAGVLVTRVLYTKQTSVKRFVIVDAGMNDLVRPSLYDSYHQIQPVSKKQRPRVRVDVVGPICETGDFLAKDRELVEPEPGDLLAVMSAGAYGFVMASNYNSRPRPPEVMVKDDEFATIRCRETVADLVRGETLPEFLG, from the coding sequence ATGCATCATTTTCATTACCGCAACGACCGCCTGTTTTGCGAGAATGTTTCTCTGGAGGCCATTGCTGCAGAGGTGGGTACGCCATTTTACTGTTACAGCCACGCAACTCTCAGCCGTCACTTTGTTGCCTTTGACGATGCCTTTGCAGACGTGGATCACCTCACCTGTTTTTCCGTGAAGTCCTGTTCGAATATTGCTGTACTGCGGCTCTTTGCCTCTCTTGGGGCTGGCATGGATATTGTCTCCGGCGGCGAACTTTACCGTGCCCTGCAGGCAGGTGTGGCGCCTGAAAAGATTGTCTTCTCCGGCGTAGGCAAGACTGAAGAGGAGATTACTTTTGCCCTGGAGCAGGGTATTCTTATGTTCAACGTTGAATCAGCCCAGGAAATGGCGGCGGTCAATTCCTGTGCTCGACGTCTCGGCTGCCGGGCTCCGGTGGCAATTCGGGTGAATCCCGACGTTGATCCCAGGACCCATCCTTACATTGCTACAGGATTGAAACAGAACAAGTTCGGCATCGACTTCGATTCTGCTGAAGCGCAGTATCTCGAGGCCAAGTCTCTGTCTCACGTAGAGATAGTCGGGGTAGATTGTCATATTGGTTCGCAAGTGACAGAGATTTCACCTTTTGTTGATGCTCTTGGCAGACTGAGAGATCTGGTGGAGAGACTCGCACGCTTCGGTATTCATATTCGCTATCTGGATCTGGGTGGTGGACTGGGCATCACCTACGCGGATGAAGAGCCTCCTCACCCCAGAGAATACGCTCGGGCCCTGGGACAGGGGTTGCTGGGCCTTGATTGTCGGTTGATTTTTGAACCTGGCCGCGTTATCGTGGGAAACGCCGGGGTGCTGGTAACCAGGGTTCTCTATACGAAGCAGACCTCTGTCAAACGCTTTGTTATTGTTGATGCTGGCATGAATGATCTCGTGCGTCCCAGCTTGTATGACTCATACCACCAGATCCAACCTGTAAGCAAAAAGCAGCGGCCTCGAGTGAGAGTGGACGTGGTGGGACCAATCTGCGAGACGGGAGATTTTCTGGCGAAGGACAGGGAGCTCGTGGAGCCAGAACCTGGAGATCTCCTGGCAGTGATGAGTGCTGGTGCCTATGGCTTTGTCATGGCCTCCAACTACAATTCACGGCCGCGGCCGCCCGAGGTCATGGTCAAAGATGATGAGTTTGCTACCATTCGCTGCCGTGAAACAGTGGCTGATCTCGTAAGAGGTGAAACTTTACCCGAATTCCTTGGCTAG
- the argH gene encoding argininosuccinate lyase, producing MTKLWKGRLREPINQIVEHFTSSIHFDRRLYSYDIQGSLAHCKMLARQGLLTEEEADALIEGLAEISREIEHGTFVLDESHEDVHMAVEQRLIEKVGEIGGKLHSGRSRNDQIALDVRLFLREEIEHTNHDLRDLQWSLIALAKEHLGVVMPGFTHLQHAQPVLFSHHLLAYYEMFRRDRQRLLSCLERVNVSPLGSAALAGTSLPIDREMTAELLGFPEISRNSIDAVSDRDFIIEYVSAAALIMMHLSRLSEELILWSSTEFGYLEIGDAFCTGSSIMPQKKNPDVPELIRGKSGRVFGNLISLLTMMKGLPLAYNRDLQEDKEPLFDTVDTVRQCLQVMARILENVKVNSVRLQEMASRGFTLATDVAEYLVKRGMPFRIAHRKVGEIVQYCLEQQKNLEDLSREEWTSFSKVFEEDLLAALNAKRSADSRHIPGGTAQAEVERAILQAEKELQM from the coding sequence GTGACGAAATTGTGGAAGGGCCGACTGCGGGAGCCTATCAACCAAATTGTCGAGCATTTCACCTCATCTATTCATTTTGATAGGCGGTTGTACAGCTATGACATCCAGGGCAGTCTGGCGCACTGTAAAATGTTGGCCCGACAGGGGTTGCTGACCGAAGAGGAGGCAGACGCCCTTATCGAAGGGTTGGCTGAGATCAGCAGGGAGATTGAGCATGGCACCTTCGTGCTGGACGAGTCGCACGAAGATGTGCACATGGCTGTTGAGCAGCGCCTCATCGAAAAAGTAGGTGAAATAGGGGGAAAGCTTCACAGCGGCCGCAGTCGCAACGACCAGATAGCACTGGATGTCCGACTTTTTCTCAGAGAGGAAATAGAACATACAAATCATGATCTGCGAGATTTGCAGTGGAGTCTGATCGCGCTTGCCAAAGAACATCTGGGCGTTGTCATGCCGGGATTTACTCATCTGCAGCATGCGCAGCCCGTCCTCTTTTCCCACCATCTGCTGGCCTACTACGAAATGTTTCGGCGTGATCGACAGCGTCTGCTTTCGTGTCTAGAGCGAGTCAATGTTTCACCTCTGGGTAGTGCTGCTCTTGCGGGTACATCTCTGCCCATAGACAGAGAGATGACTGCTGAACTCCTGGGTTTTCCAGAGATTAGTCGCAATAGCATCGATGCGGTGAGCGATCGGGATTTCATCATTGAGTATGTCTCGGCAGCAGCACTGATCATGATGCACCTGAGCAGACTCTCCGAAGAACTCATTTTGTGGAGCTCCACAGAGTTTGGCTACCTGGAGATTGGCGACGCCTTCTGTACAGGCTCCAGTATTATGCCGCAGAAGAAAAATCCTGACGTACCTGAACTGATTCGCGGCAAGAGCGGCCGGGTGTTTGGCAACCTGATTTCCCTGCTGACCATGATGAAAGGACTGCCGCTGGCCTATAATCGCGATTTACAGGAAGACAAAGAGCCGCTTTTTGACACTGTGGATACGGTGAGGCAATGTCTACAGGTTATGGCGAGAATTCTGGAGAATGTGAAGGTCAATTCTGTACGATTGCAGGAGATGGCCTCGAGGGGGTTCACTCTGGCCACCGATGTGGCAGAGTATCTGGTCAAGCGAGGCATGCCCTTCCGAATAGCCCATCGAAAAGTGGGTGAGATCGTGCAGTACTGCCTCGAGCAGCAGAAAAATCTCGAGGACCTCAGTCGTGAAGAATGGACCTCCTTCAGTAAAGTGTTCGAAGAAGATCTTCTGGCTGCTCTGAATGCCAAACGTTCAGCAGACAGCCGTCATATACCAGGAGGAACAGCTCAGGCTGAGGTGGAGCGAGCCATCCTGCAGGCAGAGAAGGAGCTGCAGATGTGA
- a CDS encoding argininosuccinate synthase, translating into MSEEVKKIVLAYSGGLDTSIILRWLIETYGCEVIAFAADLGQGEELEEVREKALATGASKVVIKDLKEEFVRDFVFPAFRANAIYESHYLLGTSLARPLIAKEQVEIAAGEGADAVSHGATGKGNDQVRFELTYAALNPRLKCIAPWRQWDLRSRRELLQFAESHGIPVPATLEKPYSVDRNLLHISFEGGILEDPWREPDPEMFVLTVAPEKAPDKPAYVEIDFERGDPVAVDGERLTGAALLSRLNTLGGRHGIGRVDLVENRFVGMKSRGVYETPGGTILRVAHQAVESITMDREVMHLRDSLIPQYARLVYNGFWFSPEMRLLQQTMDAAQANVWGRARVKLYKGSCQVVGRRSARSLYQPQYATFEEDDVYDQSLADGFIKLQGLRLRLQRLIDS; encoded by the coding sequence TTGTCTGAAGAAGTAAAAAAGATTGTGCTGGCGTATTCAGGAGGTCTCGATACTTCCATAATCCTCAGATGGTTGATAGAGACTTACGGTTGTGAGGTTATTGCCTTTGCCGCCGATCTCGGGCAGGGAGAAGAACTGGAAGAAGTCAGGGAGAAAGCCCTGGCCACCGGGGCGAGCAAGGTGGTTATCAAGGATCTCAAAGAGGAATTCGTCCGGGACTTTGTCTTCCCCGCCTTCAGGGCAAATGCCATTTATGAGAGCCACTACCTGCTGGGCACCTCTCTGGCCAGGCCGCTGATCGCCAAAGAGCAGGTGGAAATTGCTGCCGGCGAGGGAGCGGATGCCGTAAGTCATGGCGCCACAGGCAAGGGCAACGACCAGGTGCGCTTTGAGCTGACCTATGCCGCGCTCAACCCGAGGTTGAAATGCATTGCACCCTGGCGGCAGTGGGACCTGAGGTCTCGAAGGGAGCTGCTGCAATTTGCCGAGTCGCACGGCATACCTGTGCCTGCGACTCTAGAGAAGCCTTACAGCGTGGATCGCAATCTCCTGCATATTTCCTTCGAGGGAGGCATCCTGGAGGACCCATGGCGTGAACCCGATCCTGAGATGTTTGTGCTCACTGTGGCGCCCGAGAAGGCACCCGACAAACCCGCCTATGTGGAGATCGACTTTGAGAGGGGCGATCCAGTGGCTGTGGACGGCGAACGATTAACTGGCGCCGCTCTTCTCAGTCGTTTGAATACCCTGGGGGGAAGACATGGCATTGGCCGAGTAGATCTGGTTGAGAACCGCTTTGTAGGAATGAAGAGCAGGGGAGTCTATGAAACTCCGGGCGGAACCATCTTGCGGGTGGCTCATCAGGCGGTAGAATCCATTACTATGGATCGCGAGGTCATGCATCTTCGCGATAGTCTCATACCACAGTACGCCAGGCTGGTGTACAATGGCTTCTGGTTTTCACCTGAAATGCGGCTGCTGCAGCAGACCATGGATGCCGCCCAGGCAAATGTCTGGGGCAGGGCGCGAGTCAAGCTTTACAAGGGGTCCTGTCAGGTGGTGGGCAGAAGGTCTGCCAGATCTCTCTACCAACCACAGTATGCCACTTTTGAAGAGGATGATGTCTACGATCAATCTCTGGCAGACGGCTTTATTAAACTGCAGGGCCTGCGGTTGCGGCTGCAGCGATTGATCGACTCATGA
- the argF gene encoding ornithine carbamoyltransferase, producing MKRDLLTILDLSSEEIDGLLRQAALLKKAWQQGELDRTLAGRTLALLFDKPSTRTRVSFEVAMYQLGGQVLVLTSRETQLSRQETLADTARVLSRYIDVLAVRTFSDAALQELAHHATIPVINALTDLYHPCQVLSDLLTIQEKKGDYRELRIAWVGDGNNVAHSWINAAARIPFQLVMACPPGYEPRREIKEKAEKTAPYPIEMVADPVEAVAAADVVNTDVWISMGQEEERDRRLAVFRDYQINKSLLAHAKADVIVMHCLPAHRGEEITDAVMDGPHSVVWDQAENRLHFQRALLEWLLRG from the coding sequence ATGAAAAGAGATCTTCTCACCATACTTGATCTCAGCAGTGAAGAGATAGACGGCCTGCTGCGGCAGGCTGCTCTTCTCAAGAAAGCCTGGCAGCAGGGCGAGCTCGACAGGACGCTCGCCGGCAGGACCCTGGCCCTGCTGTTCGATAAACCCTCCACCAGAACCAGGGTTTCTTTCGAGGTGGCCATGTACCAGCTTGGGGGCCAGGTGCTGGTGTTGACTTCTCGCGAGACCCAGCTTTCTCGTCAGGAAACACTTGCTGATACGGCCCGGGTGTTGTCGCGTTACATTGATGTGCTGGCGGTGCGGACATTTTCCGATGCTGCCCTGCAGGAGCTCGCCCATCATGCGACCATCCCGGTCATAAATGCCTTGACTGATCTGTACCACCCCTGTCAGGTGTTGAGTGATCTACTGACGATTCAAGAGAAAAAGGGAGATTATCGTGAGCTGCGCATTGCCTGGGTTGGGGACGGCAACAACGTGGCGCACTCATGGATCAATGCTGCGGCGCGTATTCCATTCCAGCTGGTTATGGCCTGTCCGCCAGGATATGAGCCGCGCAGGGAAATAAAGGAGAAGGCTGAGAAGACAGCGCCGTATCCTATAGAGATGGTGGCAGATCCAGTGGAAGCGGTCGCAGCTGCTGATGTAGTCAATACAGATGTCTGGATCAGCATGGGACAGGAAGAAGAGCGCGACAGACGTCTGGCTGTTTTTCGTGACTACCAGATAAACAAAAGTTTGCTGGCGCATGCGAAGGCGGACGTTATAGTGATGCACTGTCTTCCAGCTCACAGGGGGGAAGAGATCACAGACGCTGTTATGGATGGACCGCACTCGGTAGTATGGGATCAGGCCGAGAATCGTCTTCATTTCCAGAGAGCTCTTCTGGAGTGGCTGTTGCGAGGATAG
- a CDS encoding aspartate aminotransferase family protein, whose translation MDSRELLERSRAHICDTYSRYNLAISRGRGCLLYDMEGREYVDFIAGIAVCNLGHCPPGLADVLYNQAQQLVHVSNLFYTQPQVELAEALTRVSFADKVFFCNSGAEAIEAAIKLARKYSRDHFGKDRYTIIAMEGSFHGRTMAAISATGQEKIHKGFEPLLPGFRHVQFNDLSAAAAAIDETVCAILVEPIQGEGGVRLPSAGYLAGLRQLCKENDLLLIYDEIQVGMGRTGMLFCYQHEQVAPDIMTLAKALANGLPIGAMLAVGEVANSFTRGSHASTFGGTPLVCAVACQVLARVNQEELLSSVQEQGGYFLEQLQQLQQRYAFIKDVRGRGLIVGLELDIPGQTIVQRCQERGFLINCTADRVLRFVPPLLITSTDIDRLVEALDEVFSLAG comes from the coding sequence ATGGATAGTAGAGAACTTCTGGAGAGGTCGAGAGCGCATATATGCGACACCTATAGCCGCTATAACCTTGCCATCAGTCGAGGCAGAGGCTGCCTTCTCTATGACATGGAAGGCAGGGAGTATGTCGATTTTATTGCCGGCATCGCAGTGTGCAATCTTGGACACTGTCCTCCTGGACTGGCAGATGTGCTGTACAATCAGGCTCAGCAACTTGTGCACGTATCCAACCTCTTTTATACGCAGCCGCAAGTAGAGCTGGCCGAAGCCCTCACCAGGGTGAGCTTTGCGGACAAAGTCTTTTTCTGCAACAGCGGCGCTGAGGCAATCGAGGCTGCCATCAAGCTGGCCCGCAAGTATTCTCGCGACCACTTTGGTAAAGACCGTTACACCATTATCGCCATGGAAGGTTCCTTCCACGGCCGTACCATGGCTGCTATTTCCGCTACTGGTCAGGAAAAGATCCACAAAGGCTTCGAGCCTCTGCTGCCAGGCTTCCGCCATGTGCAGTTCAATGATCTCAGTGCAGCAGCCGCAGCCATCGATGAAACAGTTTGTGCAATCCTGGTGGAGCCGATACAGGGGGAAGGTGGCGTGCGCTTGCCTTCTGCAGGCTACCTCGCCGGCCTCAGACAGCTCTGTAAGGAAAACGATCTTCTGCTGATTTATGATGAGATACAGGTGGGTATGGGGCGGACTGGTATGCTATTTTGCTACCAGCATGAGCAGGTGGCGCCCGACATCATGACACTGGCAAAAGCTCTGGCCAATGGTCTTCCCATCGGGGCAATGCTTGCTGTCGGGGAGGTTGCCAACTCTTTTACTCGTGGCAGTCATGCCTCCACCTTTGGCGGCACACCGCTGGTGTGTGCAGTGGCCTGCCAGGTACTGGCAAGGGTGAACCAGGAGGAGCTGCTTTCTTCTGTGCAGGAGCAGGGAGGGTACTTTCTGGAACAGCTCCAGCAACTGCAGCAACGCTACGCTTTTATCAAGGATGTGCGTGGGCGAGGTCTCATTGTCGGCCTCGAACTCGATATCCCCGGGCAGACAATTGTGCAAAGGTGTCAGGAGAGGGGTTTTCTCATAAACTGCACGGCGGACAGAGTGCTTCGCTTTGTGCCGCCGCTGCTCATCACCTCCACAGATATTGACAGACTAGTGGAAGCACTGGACGAGGTGTTCTCGCTGGCAGGATGA